The proteins below are encoded in one region of Reichenbachiella sp. 5M10:
- the ddlA gene encoding D-alanine--D-alanine ligase, protein MANNRINVGILFGGKSAEHEISLRSAKNVIEALDTSRFYPVLIGITKQGKWLYDEASELILGEGENLSLNIDSSEVALVPNSGGQIHYVANGKWAEKVDVVFPILHGPMGEDGATQGLLKLANVPFVGCDVLGSAVGMDKDVMKRILRDAGLPIGKYIALRSHEVRPTFAEISTELGIPCFVKPANLGSSVGINRADTEDEYNRALDEAFAFDRKIVIEEFVDGREIECAILGNEEPKASVPGEISFSANFYSYEAKYLDDKGYRIDIPAKITEEQIKEVQDIAVRTFQVLECEGFSRVDVFLTKEGRILVNEINTIPGFTKISMYPKLWEASGVLYTDLISQLIDLGIARHEKVSGLRTSI, encoded by the coding sequence ATGGCAAACAATAGGATCAACGTCGGAATCCTCTTTGGAGGAAAGTCAGCAGAGCATGAAATTTCATTGCGCTCTGCCAAAAATGTCATCGAAGCATTGGATACGTCACGTTTTTACCCGGTACTGATCGGGATCACCAAGCAAGGCAAATGGTTGTATGATGAAGCGTCTGAGTTGATTCTTGGCGAAGGGGAAAACCTGTCTCTGAATATAGATAGCAGCGAAGTAGCTCTCGTGCCCAATAGTGGAGGGCAGATACATTATGTAGCCAATGGAAAATGGGCGGAGAAAGTTGATGTGGTTTTTCCGATTTTGCATGGCCCGATGGGGGAGGATGGAGCGACACAGGGATTGCTAAAACTCGCAAATGTACCTTTCGTCGGGTGCGACGTATTAGGATCTGCTGTGGGTATGGACAAAGACGTGATGAAACGTATCTTGCGTGATGCAGGATTGCCGATAGGTAAATACATCGCACTGCGCTCACATGAGGTGCGGCCTACCTTTGCAGAGATTTCTACCGAGCTAGGAATCCCGTGTTTTGTCAAGCCAGCTAACCTAGGATCCTCTGTAGGGATCAATAGGGCAGATACAGAGGATGAGTACAACCGAGCTTTGGATGAAGCTTTTGCTTTTGATCGAAAGATCGTCATAGAAGAGTTTGTAGACGGTCGTGAGATCGAGTGTGCAATCCTAGGCAATGAAGAACCCAAAGCTTCGGTCCCAGGTGAGATTTCGTTTTCGGCGAACTTTTATTCCTATGAGGCCAAGTATCTCGATGACAAAGGTTATCGCATCGATATCCCTGCCAAAATCACTGAGGAGCAAATCAAAGAAGTGCAAGACATTGCCGTACGGACCTTTCAAGTATTGGAGTGTGAAGGATTCTCTCGAGTTGATGTGTTTCTGACCAAAGAGGGGCGTATCCTTGTCAATGAAATCAACACCATACCAGGATTTACCAAAATCAGTATGTACCCCAAATTATGGGAGGCCAGTGGAGTCTTGTACACAGACTTGATTTCACAACTCATCGACCTGGGCATAGCTCGTCACGAGAAGGTGTCTGGATTGAGGACGTCTATTTGA
- the nspC gene encoding carboxynorspermidine decarboxylase, giving the protein MSDYTIPSPCFVLEEDKLRSNLELIQRVSHEAGVEIILAFKGFSMWSAFPIVKEYIEGATASSLNEVLLCNEHMRTLSHTYCVAYSPQDIDEIIKGSSHLTFNSLSQYKQYKDKCLAAGVSIGLRINPQESDVETDLYNPASPHSRLGITESELSTGLPDGVEGLHSHVLCESDSYALEKVLQAIETKFGHLLANAKWLNLGGGHLMTREGYDVEHLIEILRAFKTKHQVDILLEPGSAFAWETGFLKTSVLDVVERNGVRTAIIDASFTCHMPDCLEMPYRPKLVEGDREVKDGQRAYRLGGVSCLAGDYLEAYGFDHELQVGDSITFLDMIHYTMVKTSTFNGVAHPSIAIVYSDGRFERVKEFGYADFRDRLS; this is encoded by the coding sequence ATGAGTGATTACACAATTCCTTCTCCCTGTTTCGTACTGGAAGAAGATAAGTTGAGGAGCAACCTTGAATTGATACAGCGTGTAAGCCATGAGGCTGGGGTGGAGATTATCCTGGCTTTCAAGGGGTTTTCAATGTGGAGTGCTTTTCCAATAGTCAAAGAATACATTGAGGGAGCGACTGCAAGCTCCCTCAATGAAGTATTGCTTTGCAATGAACATATGCGTACGCTTTCTCATACGTATTGTGTGGCCTATAGTCCTCAGGATATCGATGAAATCATCAAGGGGTCAAGTCACTTGACTTTCAATTCTTTGTCCCAGTACAAGCAATATAAGGATAAATGCCTTGCTGCAGGGGTATCCATTGGTTTACGTATCAACCCACAGGAATCTGATGTAGAGACAGATTTGTACAACCCTGCTTCGCCTCATTCTCGTCTAGGTATCACGGAATCAGAATTGTCTACAGGCTTGCCTGACGGAGTTGAAGGCCTTCATTCGCATGTGCTTTGTGAGAGTGATTCGTATGCCTTGGAGAAAGTCTTACAAGCCATCGAAACCAAGTTTGGCCACCTTTTGGCGAATGCCAAATGGCTCAATCTGGGTGGAGGACACTTGATGACTCGTGAGGGATACGATGTAGAGCACCTTATCGAGATACTCCGAGCGTTCAAGACCAAACACCAGGTGGATATTTTGCTAGAGCCGGGCAGTGCTTTTGCTTGGGAGACGGGTTTTTTGAAAACCTCAGTGCTCGATGTGGTCGAGCGCAATGGTGTGCGGACGGCCATCATTGATGCGTCGTTTACTTGCCACATGCCGGATTGTCTGGAGATGCCTTATCGGCCTAAGCTGGTAGAGGGAGACAGAGAGGTCAAAGATGGCCAACGCGCATACCGTTTGGGCGGGGTGAGTTGTTTGGCAGGGGACTACCTAGAGGCCTATGGATTTGATCATGAATTGCAAGTAGGTGATTCGATTACTTTTTTGGATATGATCCATTATACGATGGTCAAGACATCTACGTTCAATGGCGTGGCGCACCCATCCATTGCGATAGTGTATAGTGATGGGAGATTCGAACGGGTCAAGGAGTTTGGTTATGCTGATTTCAGAGACCGCTTGTCCTAG
- a CDS encoding NifU family protein, with protein sequence MDNNTKETLLEKINGAIDNIRPYLEADGGDVRVVDIDDNFVVFVELLGACEACPMSPMTMKAGIEEAIKRVAPEVTSIKAINTQPAE encoded by the coding sequence ATGGATAACAACACAAAAGAAACGCTTTTAGAAAAGATCAATGGAGCCATTGACAACATCCGCCCTTATTTGGAAGCGGACGGAGGAGACGTCAGAGTAGTCGATATAGATGACAACTTCGTTGTATTTGTTGAGCTTTTGGGAGCCTGCGAAGCGTGTCCTATGTCACCGATGACCATGAAAGCGGGCATAGAAGAAGCCATCAAAAGAGTAGCTCCTGAGGTGACTAGCATCAAAGCTATCAACACTCAGCCGGCTGAGTAG
- the bcp gene encoding thioredoxin-dependent thiol peroxidase has translation MELKIGDVAPAFEGVNQKGETIRLADYAGKKLVLYFYPKDNTPGCTTQSCNLRDNYENLLAKGYQVLGVSTDNEKSHQKFIDKHELPFDLLADTDKAVHDLFGTWGEKQMYGRKYMGTFRTTFVIDEQGVIEEIIGKVKTKEHTAQILGE, from the coding sequence ATGGAATTGAAAATAGGAGATGTCGCTCCGGCATTCGAAGGTGTGAACCAAAAAGGAGAAACGATCAGACTTGCTGACTATGCTGGTAAGAAACTCGTGCTGTATTTTTATCCCAAGGACAATACTCCTGGTTGTACTACCCAGTCATGCAATTTGAGAGACAACTACGAGAACCTGCTTGCCAAAGGATACCAAGTGCTAGGTGTGAGTACTGATAATGAAAAATCACATCAGAAGTTCATTGACAAACATGAGCTGCCGTTTGATCTACTGGCTGACACGGACAAAGCTGTACACGACCTTTTTGGTACTTGGGGAGAAAAGCAGATGTATGGTAGAAAATACATGGGGACATTTCGTACGACTTTTGTCATAGATGAGCAAGGAGTGATTGAGGAGATCATAGGCAAAGTCAAAACCAAAGAACACACCGCTCAGATTTTAGGAGAGTAG
- a CDS encoding DUF4136 domain-containing protein, with the protein MYKHTIFSLLLLSIVLLACSSQKDFVIESDYSYSGRFKKYKTFDFIMMSENDSFVHKGLVEKTISSRMHAQGYRYTVDKPDLLITYKIFSENFAMKGYSQPNFDRWVQENWGEKLMVDDKFVQNSNSDITAEYNDQKHYMYDGTMLISFFDRKKRQTVWQGYASGVFSEGKETSERSVKIATAKIFREFRIVANGYIIKKDV; encoded by the coding sequence ATGTACAAACACACTATCTTTTCGCTTTTGCTATTGTCCATAGTCCTATTGGCATGTTCTAGCCAAAAGGATTTTGTCATTGAGTCTGACTATAGCTATAGTGGGCGCTTCAAAAAGTACAAGACATTCGATTTCATCATGATGTCAGAAAATGACTCGTTCGTACACAAGGGATTGGTAGAAAAAACCATCTCCTCTCGTATGCATGCCCAAGGATATAGGTACACCGTCGACAAACCTGATTTGTTGATTACCTATAAGATTTTCTCGGAAAACTTTGCCATGAAAGGCTACTCTCAGCCCAATTTTGACCGCTGGGTACAAGAAAACTGGGGAGAAAAGCTCATGGTAGATGACAAGTTTGTACAAAATTCCAATTCGGATATCACTGCCGAATACAACGACCAAAAGCACTACATGTACGATGGCACAATGCTTATTTCCTTTTTTGACCGAAAAAAGCGACAAACAGTCTGGCAGGGGTACGCCTCTGGGGTTTTTAGTGAAGGCAAAGAAACCTCCGAGCGTAGTGTCAAAATCGCCACTGCCAAAATATTCAGGGAGTTTCGTATCGTAGCGAATGGCTACATCATCAAAAAGGATGTCTAG
- a CDS encoding saccharopine dehydrogenase family protein, whose translation MSKVLIIGAGGVGRVVAYKCALNSSVFTEICLASRTQSKCDVIAADIQKETGVSISTARVDADNVPELVTLINEVKPEMVINVALPYQDLTIMDACLETGVHYLDTANYEPQDEAKFEYSWQWAYQDKFKEAGLTAVLGCGFDPGVTSIYTAYAAKHHFDEIEYLDIVDCNGGDHGKAFATNFNPEINIREVTQKGKYWENGQWIETEPHEIRQELNYPNIGSRASYVIYHEELESLVKNFPSLKRARFWMTFGDEYLTHLRVIQNIGMAGIEPINYEGKQIVPLQFLKAVLPDPGSLGDNYVGETSIGCRIQGKKDGKDKTYYVYNNCSHQAAFDETGAQGVSYTTGVPAMIGAMMVLTQKWTGAGVFNVEEFNPDPFMEQLMTQGLPWVEQHDVDLEVK comes from the coding sequence ATGTCCAAAGTATTAATCATCGGTGCTGGGGGAGTCGGCAGAGTAGTAGCCTATAAATGCGCCTTGAATAGCAGTGTATTTACAGAGATATGTTTAGCAAGCAGGACACAGTCTAAGTGTGATGTGATCGCAGCTGATATCCAGAAAGAGACTGGTGTGAGTATATCTACGGCTCGTGTCGATGCGGATAATGTCCCAGAATTGGTGACTTTGATCAATGAGGTCAAACCTGAAATGGTTATCAATGTTGCTTTGCCTTACCAAGATTTGACGATCATGGATGCCTGTTTAGAGACAGGGGTACATTATCTAGATACAGCCAATTACGAACCGCAAGATGAGGCCAAGTTTGAGTACAGCTGGCAGTGGGCCTATCAAGATAAGTTCAAAGAGGCGGGCTTGACGGCTGTATTGGGCTGTGGGTTTGATCCTGGGGTGACTAGTATTTATACTGCCTATGCAGCCAAGCACCATTTCGATGAGATCGAATATTTAGATATCGTGGATTGTAATGGGGGAGATCATGGCAAGGCCTTTGCAACCAACTTCAATCCAGAGATCAACATTAGAGAGGTGACCCAAAAAGGGAAGTATTGGGAAAATGGTCAATGGATCGAAACGGAACCGCATGAGATCAGACAAGAACTCAACTACCCAAACATAGGGTCAAGAGCTAGCTATGTGATCTATCATGAAGAGCTAGAGTCTTTGGTGAAAAATTTTCCATCGCTCAAGCGTGCGAGGTTTTGGATGACTTTTGGTGACGAGTACTTGACACATCTTCGTGTCATTCAAAATATAGGAATGGCAGGCATCGAGCCCATCAACTATGAAGGTAAGCAAATTGTGCCCTTGCAGTTTCTCAAGGCTGTATTGCCAGACCCGGGTAGTCTGGGGGACAACTATGTAGGAGAGACCTCTATTGGCTGTCGTATCCAAGGCAAAAAAGATGGCAAGGATAAGACCTATTATGTTTACAATAACTGTAGCCATCAAGCCGCATTTGATGAGACAGGTGCACAAGGAGTGTCATATACTACTGGGGTACCTGCCATGATCGGCGCGATGATGGTACTGACTCAGAAATGGACAGGAGCGGGAGTCTTTAACGTAGAGGAGTTCAACCCAGATCCATTCATGGAACAACTCATGACTCAAGGTTTGCCGTGGGTAGAGCAGCATGATGTGGATCTAGAGGTCAAGTAA
- a CDS encoding T9SS type A sorting domain-containing protein yields MSKQCFTYLIGLLIMTSQLQAQLIVKPIRHTYLDSKSTATQGRFKIHSDTLSLPFWDDFSTSYQVADSTLWYSGENVWINATTAITPPSINVASFDGVDGSGTPYGTDSNNSTITDILESQAINLAGLTSTDNVYLSYYWQQQGYGEIPEPSDSLVVKFWTINKEWVTPEGGRIIGDPDTPDDVFTKNSIHLNETDYLHPGFKFKFVAYGNPTGPFDVWHVDYVLLDKNRTIAGESIDDYAISTQPTSLFNRYSSIPFDQLFHYPDSIFAPIDFTLTSFQDAQGRNVAFELIVTDTLNQTIVYNKPQDPDQLVLNGVDDQNQYQTYPLTLADFAPYSDQDSLFLSTTIIFNSSDDPKYQINDTARYYSTVHETLAYDDGSAEYSAGINQTSGELAVQFSTPSQDTLTHIDIHFPQIYPTPDISTITLYVYKDLSGADASTLGAGEFSAIYATKQNEFARYTLPTPIVLKQGTFFISMKQFTNNYIPVGLDKNTQNQDLIYYKTGQDWVQNNAQNLKGTLMIRAIFADNDFVVAATPDAVPPLRFFPNPANHQITIESPIDELRILNLSGQTVLHSTNQTVKVSQLQEGLYIIKIRKGSSITTEKLLIKH; encoded by the coding sequence ATGTCCAAGCAGTGTTTTACATACCTCATAGGCCTACTGATCATGACGTCTCAGTTGCAAGCACAACTCATCGTCAAACCTATCAGGCACACCTATTTGGACTCCAAGAGCACTGCGACACAAGGACGATTCAAAATCCATAGTGACACACTTTCACTTCCGTTTTGGGATGATTTTTCGACTTCTTATCAAGTCGCTGATTCTACGCTATGGTACAGTGGTGAGAATGTATGGATCAACGCAACCACGGCTATTACACCTCCAAGCATCAATGTAGCGAGCTTTGATGGAGTAGATGGCTCAGGAACACCTTATGGCACTGACTCCAACAATTCGACAATCACCGATATACTCGAATCACAAGCCATCAATTTGGCCGGACTGACCTCTACAGACAACGTCTACCTGAGCTATTACTGGCAGCAACAAGGCTATGGCGAGATTCCCGAACCTTCAGATTCTTTGGTGGTCAAATTTTGGACAATCAACAAAGAATGGGTCACACCTGAGGGAGGTCGTATCATCGGTGATCCGGATACTCCAGACGATGTTTTCACCAAGAACAGCATACACCTCAATGAAACAGACTACCTACATCCAGGGTTTAAATTCAAGTTTGTAGCATATGGCAATCCTACGGGTCCCTTTGACGTATGGCATGTAGATTATGTTCTTTTGGACAAAAACAGAACAATCGCTGGAGAGTCAATCGATGATTATGCTATTTCCACACAACCTACGTCACTATTCAACCGCTATTCTAGCATTCCTTTCGATCAGTTGTTTCACTACCCAGACAGTATTTTTGCTCCCATTGACTTCACCTTGACTTCCTTTCAGGACGCTCAAGGGCGCAACGTGGCTTTTGAACTCATCGTCACAGATACCTTGAATCAAACCATAGTCTACAACAAACCACAAGACCCCGACCAACTTGTACTCAATGGGGTAGATGACCAAAACCAATACCAAACCTACCCGCTGACATTAGCCGATTTCGCTCCATACAGTGATCAAGATTCTTTATTCCTGAGTACGACGATCATTTTCAACAGCTCAGATGACCCAAAGTACCAAATCAATGATACGGCACGCTACTACAGTACGGTGCACGAGACCTTAGCCTATGACGATGGCTCTGCCGAATACTCCGCAGGCATCAATCAGACGAGTGGAGAACTGGCCGTACAGTTTAGCACCCCTTCTCAAGACACGCTCACACACATAGACATTCATTTCCCGCAGATTTACCCGACACCGGACATCAGTACCATCACGCTCTATGTCTACAAAGACCTCTCTGGTGCAGATGCCTCCACACTCGGTGCAGGAGAGTTCAGTGCCATCTATGCCACCAAACAAAATGAATTTGCACGCTATACGCTCCCCACTCCTATTGTACTCAAGCAAGGCACTTTTTTCATTTCCATGAAGCAATTCACCAACAATTATATCCCCGTCGGCTTAGATAAAAATACGCAAAACCAAGACCTAATCTACTACAAAACTGGACAGGACTGGGTTCAAAACAACGCACAAAACCTGAAGGGAACACTGATGATTAGAGCGATATTCGCAGACAATGATTTCGTAGTGGCGGCAACTCCAGACGCTGTGCCCCCCTTGCGTTTTTTTCCCAATCCTGCAAATCATCAAATCACTATAGAATCGCCTATCGATGAACTACGTATACTCAATCTGTCTGGGCAGACCGTACTCCATAGCACCAATCAAACGGTCAAGGTATCTCAACTCCAAGAGGGACTGTATATAATTAAAATTAGAAAAGGGAGCAGTATCACGACTGAAAAACTACTAATCAAACACTAG
- a CDS encoding PASTA domain-containing protein, with protein MEEIEAKKKTTKKQFLIHLGLAIATLIFMVYAIFNIYFPIVTNHGESMTVPNLEGIMIEDLEEFLEERDLRYAVEPDSGYSAKYPALAVLKQFPLPNSKVKQNRKIYVTLNAKQPPVVKMPSLTGRSLKNAQLELRSLGLSLGEIRYKPDFALNTILEQYHQGKKIASGSEIAKGSKIDFEVADGLGNQNFQMLNLKNLSLDEAIFVLRGYGLKVGDVFYENEGFINKETKDDLGETVYKKTPVKGGHVFKQSPNAENSARIGQSIDLWVVEVDSTTLETPSLEIAQ; from the coding sequence ATGGAAGAAATCGAAGCAAAGAAAAAGACGACCAAGAAGCAATTCCTTATCCATCTCGGACTTGCCATTGCCACCCTGATTTTCATGGTCTACGCTATTTTCAATATCTATTTTCCTATCGTCACCAATCACGGCGAAAGCATGACTGTCCCCAATTTGGAAGGCATAATGATCGAAGACCTAGAAGAATTCTTGGAAGAGCGAGATTTACGCTATGCTGTAGAACCGGACTCAGGTTATTCGGCCAAATACCCTGCCCTTGCGGTATTGAAACAGTTTCCACTCCCAAATTCAAAGGTCAAGCAAAATCGAAAAATCTACGTCACTCTCAATGCCAAACAACCTCCAGTCGTCAAGATGCCTTCCTTGACGGGTCGCTCTCTCAAGAATGCCCAACTGGAACTAAGAAGCCTCGGACTCTCTCTAGGTGAGATTCGGTACAAGCCAGACTTTGCCCTCAACACCATCTTGGAGCAATACCATCAGGGTAAAAAGATCGCGTCAGGCTCAGAGATAGCCAAAGGCTCCAAAATTGATTTTGAAGTGGCTGATGGCTTGGGCAATCAAAATTTCCAAATGCTCAACCTCAAAAACCTCAGTCTGGATGAAGCCATCTTCGTCTTGCGCGGATATGGGCTCAAGGTCGGGGACGTTTTTTATGAAAATGAGGGATTTATCAACAAAGAAACCAAAGACGACTTAGGAGAAACCGTCTACAAAAAAACACCTGTCAAAGGAGGTCATGTATTCAAACAAAGCCCCAATGCTGAAAATAGCGCACGAATCGGGCAAAGCATCGATCTATGGGTCGTAGAGGTAGACTCTACAACGCTAGAAACTCCGAGTTTAGAGATTGCTCAGTAA
- a CDS encoding T9SS-dependent choice-of-anchor J family protein yields the protein MRRSLLYILCLLNSFVSLAQDRCGTVPFNTYQKQKFFLPESSEQFEGWMQRKINNRPLLRLQNLQADQVYTIPVVVHILHQGENTGTGSNIPDEQIFSQIETLNEDFRRLNADATDTPNEFLAVAADVHIEFVLAQRDPEGLPTNGITHTQAQKDVYGIYELADLAAEKYWDSDQYFNIWVSTLNDFLGYAQFPISNLEGMNIDQNTNAVSDGIFIDYRYFGTGYNADDFSKGRTVTHETGHWLGLRHIWGDASSCSADDYCIDTPSQRTNTYGCPIHGEEVSCDSNDMFQNYMDYTDDVCMNLFTLDQKSRMRTVLENSPRRKSLLTSPALTPAIQVANDLGVYAITSPLSGECQADITPTVVLKNYGTNDISQFKITLLIDDLEIETLESTQVLTPLSSADVTFAPLNSFNLFTTFTYRIDEVNHTIDGNDENNCEWIASYFAPDASIPTSEDFTNSTTSYSSTWQIKPGSSWEYQHAPSSDLSNEAIALLYAASDADEFGTQDYLISPALSMIGVASAELQFDYAYAAKSDIIADGLAVYISTDCGATFPLENRLFQRWSPNLGTTSATNSDFEPSGAGDWETVSLNLSQYTGEDQIVLAFVGYNGNGNNLYLDNLKLISTSTTNYDISIQNIEGVPVVSCTDNFDISAEVKNYGYLNLTSFEIRGQIGDQIESGTVTHSDLSPGESMWVTLEFEGLAVGEDVVTIDVYSPNGQEDESPDNNNLSTHFIIDDDTEGIPIRLDFLSNSPLENWNYYSASALQFWEIYIDDRDSRVRSLYYNAYDNINLGLTNLFVSPILTLREQDQASVRFDYSYAYRIGKNDRLQVLVSTNCGESFDDVVFDKNGSSLAIVDTNSEWFPETEDDWITETIDLSAYTGRNDIRLAFAFTNQNGNNLFIDNVEFFDVEQPDTLALEEKLRIYPNPATTQFSIKLNFNIKQDAMIRLISMNSEVVLEYPIKNALNQVYLIEDLQVGAGVYILQILGDVDQVSSRVLIQ from the coding sequence GTGCGAAGATCGCTCCTATATATCCTATGCTTACTGAATAGTTTTGTGTCTCTCGCGCAAGACCGATGCGGCACTGTGCCTTTCAACACATATCAGAAGCAGAAGTTTTTCCTGCCCGAATCCAGCGAACAGTTTGAAGGTTGGATGCAGCGCAAAATCAACAATAGACCATTGCTCCGTCTCCAAAACTTACAAGCGGATCAAGTGTATACTATACCCGTCGTAGTACACATCCTACATCAAGGAGAAAATACTGGTACAGGATCCAATATCCCTGACGAGCAGATTTTCTCACAAATCGAAACACTCAACGAAGACTTTAGGCGTCTCAATGCCGACGCAACTGACACTCCGAATGAATTTTTGGCCGTAGCGGCTGATGTCCACATCGAGTTTGTATTGGCCCAGCGAGATCCCGAAGGACTCCCTACCAATGGCATCACACATACTCAAGCACAAAAGGATGTCTACGGCATCTACGAATTGGCAGACTTGGCTGCTGAAAAATACTGGGACAGTGACCAATACTTTAACATTTGGGTGAGTACGCTCAATGACTTCTTGGGGTATGCCCAGTTTCCTATATCCAATCTAGAAGGTATGAACATCGATCAAAACACCAATGCTGTATCAGACGGGATCTTCATCGACTACCGCTACTTCGGTACAGGGTACAATGCAGATGACTTCTCCAAAGGACGTACCGTGACTCACGAGACGGGACATTGGTTGGGCCTGCGTCATATCTGGGGGGATGCATCCAGCTGTAGTGCAGACGACTACTGCATCGATACTCCATCTCAAAGAACCAATACCTACGGCTGCCCTATACATGGCGAAGAAGTATCCTGCGACTCCAATGACATGTTCCAAAACTACATGGACTATACCGACGATGTCTGCATGAACCTGTTTACCCTCGACCAAAAGAGTCGAATGAGAACTGTGCTAGAAAATAGTCCAAGAAGAAAGTCTCTATTGACCAGCCCCGCACTAACCCCAGCCATCCAAGTAGCCAATGATCTAGGAGTATACGCCATCACCTCTCCTCTTTCTGGCGAATGCCAAGCCGACATCACTCCAACAGTAGTCCTCAAAAACTACGGTACCAACGACATCTCCCAATTCAAAATCACACTGCTAATCGATGATTTAGAGATCGAAACATTGGAATCCACCCAAGTCCTCACCCCATTATCCAGTGCAGATGTAACCTTTGCTCCGCTAAACTCTTTCAACCTTTTCACAACCTTCACCTATCGCATCGATGAAGTCAATCATACCATCGATGGCAATGACGAAAACAATTGCGAATGGATCGCCAGCTATTTTGCACCTGACGCCAGCATCCCAACTAGCGAAGACTTCACCAACAGTACAACGAGCTACTCATCGACTTGGCAAATCAAACCTGGATCCTCATGGGAATATCAGCACGCCCCTTCCAGTGATCTCAGCAACGAAGCTATCGCCCTACTATATGCAGCAAGTGATGCAGATGAGTTTGGGACACAAGACTACTTGATCAGCCCGGCCCTGAGCATGATTGGAGTCGCTAGTGCTGAATTGCAGTTTGACTATGCTTATGCCGCAAAATCAGACATCATTGCTGACGGCCTTGCTGTCTATATTTCTACCGATTGTGGCGCAACTTTCCCTCTCGAAAACAGGCTATTTCAGCGCTGGTCTCCGAACCTCGGCACTACCTCAGCCACCAACAGTGATTTTGAGCCCAGCGGTGCGGGTGACTGGGAAACAGTCTCTCTCAACCTCAGTCAGTACACGGGCGAAGATCAAATTGTACTCGCCTTCGTAGGGTACAACGGCAATGGCAACAATCTCTACCTTGACAACCTCAAACTGATCTCCACGAGTACCACCAACTATGATATCAGTATTCAAAATATAGAAGGAGTACCCGTTGTGAGCTGTACTGATAATTTTGACATCTCCGCTGAAGTCAAGAACTACGGCTATCTCAACTTGACCTCATTCGAAATTCGAGGACAAATCGGTGATCAAATAGAATCTGGAACCGTCACACACTCCGATCTGTCTCCTGGCGAAAGCATGTGGGTCACTTTAGAATTCGAAGGATTGGCAGTCGGTGAAGATGTGGTCACCATCGACGTATACTCTCCCAATGGACAGGAGGACGAATCTCCAGACAACAATAATCTAAGTACACATTTCATCATAGACGATGACACGGAGGGTATTCCAATACGCCTCGACTTCCTCTCCAACAGCCCCTTGGAAAACTGGAATTATTATAGCGCCAGTGCTTTGCAGTTTTGGGAAATATACATCGATGACCGAGACTCTAGAGTTCGCTCACTCTACTACAACGCCTACGACAACATCAACCTTGGACTCACCAATCTATTCGTCAGCCCAATACTGACACTCCGAGAGCAAGATCAAGCCTCTGTAAGATTTGACTACTCCTATGCCTATCGCATCGGCAAAAATGATCGCTTACAAGTATTGGTTTCCACGAACTGTGGAGAGAGCTTTGACGATGTAGTATTTGACAAGAATGGATCGAGTCTTGCAATAGTAGACACAAACTCCGAGTGGTTTCCAGAAACAGAGGATGATTGGATCACCGAAACCATCGATTTGAGTGCCTACACTGGGCGAAACGACATCCGATTGGCCTTTGCCTTTACCAACCAAAATGGCAACAACCTTTTCATCGATAACGTTGAGTTTTTCGACGTAGAACAGCCCGACACACTGGCATTAGAAGAAAAACTTCGAATATATCCCAACCCCGCCACGACACAGTTTAGCATCAAACTCAACTTCAACATCAAGCAAGACGCCATGATACGTCTCATCAGTATGAACAGCGAGGTAGTATTGGAATACCCAATCAAAAACGCCCTCAACCAAGTCTACCTTATCGAAGACCTCCAGGTAGGTGCTGGGGTGTACATCCTCCAAATCCTCGGAGATGTCGATCAAGTCTCTAGCCGAGTTTTGATTCAGTAA